Part of the Ctenopharyngodon idella isolate HZGC_01 chromosome 8, HZGC01, whole genome shotgun sequence genome, TAGATCACTCTGGTCAACTTTTTCATCCTGAACTGAGTAGGTGTTCTTGACTTCTCTCCtttctctcagaagtaaagcaGTTAGTCCCAGTAAGGTAAGCAGTACCATTTTGAATGTGGTAACTACCGTAAGCTGCCAGATGTGCAAATGAGTATCACTTTACTGAGCAACTAGCAACAAGATGTGCAAAGTGAGAATCCACGTATGAAGCTGCAAGATCTGCAAAGTGAGATTCCACGTATGAAGCTGCAAGATCTGCAAAGTAACACTAGAACTAGAACACTAGAACTGATGCAGATTGAGTGTGAGTCTGTTTATGTCAGCATATTGCTGTGACGTCACATTTGAGCAAAGTGAGTCTGTTTATGTCAGCATATtgctgtgacgtcacattcTAAATGACATTCCAAAGCTGCTGCAAGAGCGCTGTTGGTGAGTCCCTACCTGATTGGTCCGTTTTGCAATATGGGCGGGGCGTCTGCGTTTATTTAGGAAAATCATCATACCGCTGTCTGTTTGGTGAATCAATGCTTATTTATTAATTGGTGCCGATTTCAGTCGTCCTCAGGTAAGAATTATGGTCTAATATTGTCTTTTGCgttgtaaattatttatgtGGTGTAACTTTGGAGAGCGTCAAAGGTTTTTATTTACAACGTGTTTTTACAGCGTTGAACAACGTAAACAAAATGTAGACGATGTACATTAGTCGAAGTAAGACATTCGTTGTGCAGTGTAAACAGCTTCACTGATTATTACGGAAATGTGTGTGAGATCGCGATGAACTTAGATGTGTGACAGCTTTTTACAGCAGGCAGTGCCAAGTTGCGTGGGTCTCCCTTGCTCTCAGAGGATTAGCCTATCTATgtgtaatgtaaacatgacGGTAATTTActgtctttaaatatttttacaacatGCAAATGTGAATGCGGATTCAACATTTGATGAGTTATGTGGATTTTGTTGTAATAGTTaatggtttaatttttttaaattaatgtttcgGCTCAGGCATCATGCCGTGCGAcagcagaaaacagaaaaagcgCCAAGAACGTGAAGTAAAAGAGCAAGAAGTTAGCCTgtgtattttgtaatattttaaattcttattCAGTCTCAAGAAACCATGAAAcggatttattaaaaaaaaaaatgcccgtTAGAAATGGGCATCCAGTTTCGTTAGAAATGCCCATGTAATTTTCAAGTTGTCAGTACACATCAATAGCTTAATCAAAACAATACGTGTTTTATATGTAGAAGAAATAAACATTCCTATTTAGTCGTGTAAGCTGTCGTGTGACTCCTGTCAgtgctttaaaaacaatgtccaTTAGTCTAAAGTTTGCATATTTAGAGAATTATTGATGCATTTTCTTGAGAAAACTATATTTGTCATGCTTTAGGTTTGTAAATCGCGCATTTGGATAATCATTTCAGCTGTGTGTTACAAATTTTTCTGACAGCTAGATGGTGCCAGAGCATTACTTTCAGCTATCTGTCAACCAAAATTTGGGTTTAATCTTCCTTAATTGCTCACTGCcagtttgatgttttgtttgtcagtctttattaatttatacttgttaaatgattaatttaaattttatatcaatatacttaaaatcattgtaataaatactaatatttattgaaatcaACTGACACTGTATGTTGTTTGTTGACTGCGAAACTGCTCTGAAAGAACAGGGATGGGGTCAGTCATTTTGGGGGTTTTATGAGCATTTTATTAAGGCATTTTTCCaaattaattgttatttatGAATCTTGTATGACATGAAAGTATTTTTATAACACCTGCCAAATAGGACTGAAGGCATATTTGAACGTTACACAATGCTTAGAGGTGTTGCAGGTGTGCCTACAACAAGTAACCTTTGTGTTTCAGATGTCAGAATACCATGGCCACTCTCAGCACCTACAACTAACCCTCTGTGTGCTGAAGTTGGACTATGGCTCCCAAAACACCACCTTCAAGAAATCTTTTTAAGATGTTTGAAGACATTCCTGACCATTATGCGTCATGCAGAGAAGAAGTGATGCAGGTGAGTAGATTGTAGTAAAAACTGTTaagtgtaaatgtgtttttcaatCATCATCAGTCATTTTCTCAAGTGCATTTCATATTCATAAGGtgttttcttaattttcttATATTTCTAAACTTCCTTATTTGTTATTTTGgtatcattgatatactattgtagatgtttttaatattttgaattagattttatttttctattttctgttttcattttaattttagttaaagttttagtaattttattgtttgtttgttgttgttttttttgttgttgttttttttttcttttgtcattttattagatttttttatggGACCatacagttatttattttttatttattcattttagtttgtttagttGTAGTTATGTACTTAGTTTTTCATacatgttttatatgtaatttaataatatctGTGATTTCTGCTTTGCCAAAAAATGATGATTCCATCAAAACTTCctcttaaactttttttctctaCCAGGACTGTGCTCAGCAGAACAGTCTTGGTGAGTGAAAAGACTACGTTCTCCAtcggactaaaaaaaaaaaaacagagttcTCCCAAACTTTTACAAGATCTCTCTTTATTTGCACCCCAAACCAGTCCAGTGCTTCAGAGGTGattaattattagtattatattgcttgtattatattataatacaattataatatGCGTATATACAAGCATCTTAAAGGAGGGTGGGTCAGAGCTCCTGTACCACATTCATGCTCTACTCCTCAAAGTCTGGGAAAAAGAAGAACTTCCCATCGAGCTCAGGAATGCCCTAATAGTGACCATATTCAAGAAGGGGGACAAGGCTGAATGTGGAAATTACAGGGGCATCTCGCTCCTGTCAACTACAGGCAGAGTCCTTGCTTGTGTTCTTGCAAACCGACTACTACCACTGTCTGAGGAAATACTCCCAGAATCACAATGTGGCTTCCATCCATCCAGAGGTACAGTAGACATGATTTTCACAGCACGGCAACTACAGGAAAAATGCTGTGAACAAAGGCAGCCTTTGTACATGGCCTTTATAGACCTGACAAAGGCTTTCGACACAGTAGACCGCTAGGCCCTGTGGAGCATACTATCAAGGTACGGCTGTCATGACAAGTATATTAGAATACTGAGGCTCCTACATGATGACATGTCAGTCACAGTGCTCAGCAATGGTGGCTCCGAGTCTGAGCCTTTTACAGTGGAAACGGGTGAAACAGGGATGCATTATTGCACCCACCCTGTTTGCCATCTTCATTGCAGCCATACTCCACCTCATTGGTGAAGAGCTGCCACAGGGGAATCCAATCATGTATAGAACTAATGGCAGACTCTTCAACCTTAACAGGTTCAAGGCCAAGAGTAAAGTCAACTACACCACCATTACAGAGCTTCAGTACGCGGACGATAACGTCATTGCTGCACACTCCGCAGAAGACCTTCAGGGCATCCTGAATGCTTTTTCCAAGGCAACATCAAGAAAACCCAGGTCTTATATCAATCTCCACCTAACCAGCCAGCTACCCAGCCAACCATAAAAGTGGACAACACCACTCTTGAAAACGTGGACCACTTCCCTTACCTCAGCAGCCTTCTTTCCACAAAAGCTGACATAGACATAGACATAGAGGTTAACCATCGCCTGAGTTGTGCCAGTGGAGCCTACGCCAGGCTCAGGAAAAGAGTCTTCGAAGACCGAGACCTATCAGCCCAAACAAAACTCCTGGTCTACAGAGCTGTTGTCCTCCCCACCCTGCTGTATGGAGCCGAATTGTGGACCACATACAGCAGGCACCTGAGAGCCATGGAACAATACCATCAAAGATCCTTACGAAAGATTCTGAGGATCAGCTGGGAGGACAGACGCACCAACATCAGCATCTTGGAGGAAGCTAACATGACCAGCATCACCACTACAATAATGCAGTACCAACTTCGTTGGACTGGCCATGTCATCCGAATGCCCAATACACGTCTCCCCAAACAGATCCTGTACTCCCAGCTGAAGGAAGGCAGTCGAGCAACTGGTGGGCAGAAGAaatgttttaaggacaacatcAAGGCCATTCTGAAGAAATTCAATATTACATCGAGCAACTGGGAACACATTGCACTGGACAGAAGCTCCTGGAAGAAATCCTTGCAGGATGGTGCAGCACATCATGAAACAGAACTCTGCCATGCCGCAGAGACAAAGTGACAGCTTCGCAAGGAGAAAGACAAAAAGGCTCAACCACCATTAAAGATCACCACCCTCCCCTGCCCATACTGCACCAAAGTATGCTGATCGCGGATTGGCCTCTACAGCCATCTGAAGACCCACAAGTAGACCCAAAAGAGAGGACAGTCATACTCACTTCGAGTGACTGCcgatgattatattatattgagtatgaattaaaaaaaagaaaaaaagatgagaTTTCTAGAACCATATTTACATTAAACAAATGTGATGCTATTCAGAACTTATGCCTACACCTACAATTGACTGACTCCTTCAGGGATCTTTCAACACAGCTGAATTTGTAAGGATAAATGTAAGGGAACaatgtagcctatatatatatttttttttttcagttcaaatGTATCTGAATTGcatttaatcattatttaaattgtgtatTTGCATCTGTACACACTTAACTTCcctctttgttcttttattagTACTTAATAAAAACCATGAAGGACACACTGGACATACAAATAAAGGACATCTGCAAGAGAGAGACAGGGCTAAAAGAGGAGATTACAAATTTTCAGTCAAAGACATACTTTAAATGCCTGAGGATTGAAAAACTGTATACTTTTTCatcattattaaatgtttaacagattagttcactttcttcagaaaagaaaaaagggtttttgaggaaaacattccaagatttttcttcatatagtggacttcaacagggatcaacaggttgaaggtccaaattgcagtttcaatgcagcttcaaaaggctctacacaatcccagctgaggaataagggtcttatctagcaaaacaatctgtcattttctaaaaaaataaataaaaatgtatatacctTTAACCACAAAAGCTTGTCTTGCtctgaaagaaagacatgaacatcttggatgacatgggggtgagtaaattatcaggaaattttaattctgaattgaACAACTACTTTAAGCCTTTCTTTTGTGGATATTGTGAATAATGCAGTTTCATTATATAGGCTCTGATTGCCAGACACTGATTTTCAAGTTTTTTCAGGACTCAAAGGATGCGATCATGGAGGCGTTTGTTCTTCAGTTAGACACGGCCATTAATAAAGGGAACTAACTAATCTAAAATCTCTAAAACCTATGTGAatagttgttgttttatttctgcACTTCAGTTTTCACACCAAACGGTGCAGATGTTGCCATTATTCACACATCTCTGTTTTGTATAGGTAAATCTTGGAGTTTGAGAAGATGCTAAAGCTGGGCAAGTCACAACGAGGTATTGGAGATTTTAGCAGACCTGGAGCAAGGAGGAAACTTCCAATATCAGAGCGACATTGAAGACAAGGAGGATATTTACTAGTGTCTAGATGAGGAACAAAGCAGAAGTGAGTTTGTTTTACACTGCAGGAGGACTGATTCCTTGAGAACTGAATATATAGTATAGCCATATAGTCATATAttgcaggggttttcaaactgtgtGTTGCAGAGTGGGAAAAGGTGGGTCGCGCAAAGTCACTTGGCTGCAGCTACGTTTCAGTGAATGGCATACACGCACAAAAACAGTTTAGCAGAGTGCTGCACGATTTACCAGCATTAAACAGAAATCTCAGTATTGCTTGGTCTGATTTTCGAATCACGAAGGTTGcgatttaatatataaatatatccgCCGTATGTTTTATAGTGAAGCGTGCATGTAACTTGTTAAAACAATGTCTGTTCATTCATCTCTGCCTGTTCAACTCAGCGCTGTTGTCTTTTAGAGACATGGTCGAGTGCATTCTTTACATCCCCCCAATGTGCATTTGGCTACCTAccaacacataaaaaaaatatgtctgTAAAAAAGCATTTCACATTCATAACACACACAGAACTAGCATGAGAGCGTTTTCTGCAAGGAGTTTAAAAACACTCACATCACGGATCAAAGTTCATATTCGGATCGGAGTCTGTATGGACATATTTCATCTACTCTAATGCTGATGTCTGATCATAAACACAATGACACAATTAATTATTTACGTAAACAGAACTTTGTTTTCAcggatttatattttattaaatttgggTCTTGACATAGATTATactcagggcttgacattaacttttttgctcaccagccactgtggctagtggttttccaaagttactagccactcagcattctcactggccacaattttgccagtcaattttgcaaataaagactacattgtatatcagctggtatgtacaggtgggcaatataagcataatatgagaaattttatatgttatttttgttaggctatataaaaagaacaaagaagcaaattacaaatagtaaattaaaaaaaaatctttttttcagatacagtaggtttatttaacatgtatacatttatttaacatcttttgtttgattaactttaatgacagacaggtatttaattgggctgctgaatgcatggacgtaatatactgacacatatccagtttctacccacctgtttacgtccacttaagccataaccagCTGTATTCACGCGATAGCctactccacacgatgggcattttgacatctgtgtgtgcatgtatttgactattcaggtgcaaggagaactgatcgcgcacGCGACAAAGagcgcttctgttgtgtgtcattcagcgcgattccgcctatcccgccttcactaacagcaagttaatcgataaagaattgtgattgaattgtaattttatgATACAACAAGCTTGGCTACTTTTCATTTggctgtaggctgaaattatattcagcccgccaaagtggctagtgggagtggctgtcctacccgccacagctgaaatctacccgcatttggcaggtgttaatgtcaagcccttaTAGCCTACTTGTCTAGGTGTGCCCTGGAATGGAAAAGTTTAGGAACCCCTGATCTATTGTCATATACTGACAATAACAGTGTTTGACcctttttgtattgttttttgttcaGATTATGATTCACTTAAGAAAAGCAGAATAGAGGAGATTAGAACAGCTGAATCAATCTGAGTTGGTCCAATATAACTACACAAAGTTTAAAGATACATTAAGTACACAGTGTGACCCATCTAATTGACAATACAAGACATATGGTAGTGCCAAAGAGCAAAATGCTCATCCATAATTTGGTAGTGCTGCATCCACATCCATTGTCTCTAAAAGAAAGCATTTTAGGACATGCCTCAACATTGCACAATGCTTGGAGAAGAACTGATGCAGTAGGATGTAGGAAGACTGATAAGTCGATTGTTTTTCAACcatcatcattttatttatactgaATAACACTGGTTGAATGTTTCTTACTAATATTCTCCATATCTATGCTAAAATAAACATCATTTACAGAATTctatagaaaaataataacttttacTTATTACAgtggacattttttttgtttttcagcagacagaaaatgacaattttgctAATCGGAAGGATCAACGGCTCTCTTTTCGGAGCCACACATCAGTGAACTCTTCATATACTTCTTAAACTTTTGATCCCTCATGCCATATATGAGAGGGCTCAGCAGACGTGGTAAAATGCTGGTGAGAATGAATGTGCAGAAGTAGATTACTGACTGATAGTAAGGAAAGAGAGCCGTTAAGGCCCCATCCAGGACCGTTGTGAACAGGGACAGTGTACAGAGCAGTAACTGGACCCCATGCAGTAAAATGGTTCTCCTTGCCTTCTGTGCTTGAGCTGGTTCTGAAGCCGCTGCTTTAGCAGAGAACAGCACTTTAAAGTAAGTGTAGAAGAGCAGCACCCACACTGAGCACATGTAgccaatgttaaaaacagcatGGCTTATTATATGGTACTCAAAATTGAACACATTTTGCTGAAAGCACATGCGGCTAGTGGTAAAGAAGGAGAGTGGATGAAGAGCCAAAACCACAAACAGGTCCACTATGCCAGGCAGGGCTCCCACCAGCCAGATGATGCCGATCAGGATTTTGGTGTTTTGGACGGTGCATATTCGTGCATGATGTAGAGGGTAGCAGATGGCCACAAAGCGCTCAATAGCCATGCCGGCCAGGTTTAGTGGCGTGTTTTTGTAGACATTGCTTGCAATGAGGATGAAAATGCAGCAGATAGCAACATTCAAGTTTGGCACTAAGTAcgtaaacacaaacaaaatcaCACAGATAGACAGTGTAATGATGTCATTGATGATCAGCTGCATGTAGAGGATATAGCGGGGCTCCTGAGTGAAGACAGGATTCTTGAAGATAGTATATAGCAGCAAGCTATTGATAGAATTGATAATGACAGCAAATAAAACCACAGTGAGGTTTTTAAAAACAGCTTCCTCAAAAAATTCTTGCCGTTTGTTAAATTCTGAAATGTTCATTTCACAATCgtcaataacttttttttttttttaactaaaagtattaattaaatacaatttagctTATAATTAGGATAACAATTAAAAGCAAAATGGCGGCTTTGCATGCTGCAGTACATCCAAAAGGTCTAGTCTGTGCTCCCCTGCAGTTAAAATCTGTACATCAAAGATATCAAATATGTTTCTCTGGTGCCTCTACTCTTTCTGTCACTTGATCTGTCCTTTATGTTATTGCTGCTGTCTCTTTGACATACTATTCAGGGGTTGCCATATTCTCATGAGCCTTGCTGTAATGTCACTACCAAGTCCCTAATGTCAGAAAAACAATGAGGTTGAAGCAAACAACACTCAAGTTAAAAACAGATTgaccttttgtttgtttttgtttttacgtTAATCAGGTGGCCATTTACTGAGGATCTTCCCAGTGAAAAACAAGTAGTCTTTTATGTCTCTTTGTGTAGTGATATACGTAAACTTGAGAAACCTATTGTAAcacaatatacaggtgctggtcatataattagaatatcgtgaaaaagatcattttttttattgtaaattattttaaaaaatgaaactttcatatattctagattccctacatgtaaagtaaaacatttaaaaaaattttttttttttaatttgttgattagagcgtacagctaatgaaagtccaaaatccagtatctcaaaatactagaatatttacatttgagtttcattaaatgaccatccctacagtataaattccgggtatcttttgttctttgaaaccacactaatggggaagactgctgacttggcaatggtccaggagacaatcattgacaccctccacaaagagagtaagtcacagaaggtcattactgaatggggtggctgtttacagagtgaaatatcaaagcatattaaatgcaaagttgactggaaggaagaaattgggtaggcaaaggtgcacaagcaacagggatgaccgcaagcttgagaatactgtcaagtaaagccgattcaaacacttgggagagcttcgcaatgagtagaatgaagccggagtcagcgcaccaagagtcaccacacttagacatcttcaggaaaaggactaccaagccacttctgaaccagagacaacgtcagaagcatcttacctgggctaaggagaaaaagaactggacagtgaacagtggtcgaaagtcctcttttcagataaaagtaaattttgcatttcatgttgaaatcatggtcccagagtctgaaggaagaccggagaggcacagaatccaagctgcttgaagtctagtgtgaagtttctgaagtcaataatgatttgggggggccgtgacgtctgctggtgttggtccattgtgttttatcaagtgcaaagtcaatgcagccatcttccaggagattttggagcactttatgcttccatctgctgacaagctttatggagatgctgatttccttttccagcaggactttagcacctgcccacagtgcaaaaaccacttccaagtggtttgctgaccatgatattactgtgctttattggccagccaatatgcctgaactgaatctatgggatattttcaagagaaagatgagaaacagtcgatccaacaatatacagatgatctgaaggctcaatagtgcctcagcagtgccacaggctgatcacttccatgccacacttcactgatgcagtaatttgtgctaggagcaagtcatttgctgtaatatgtcctgccgatcaagtattgagtgcacaaaagaacatactttaaaatacttgaactttactgttttgcaaatccattttttgattgatcttaggaaatattctaatattttgaaatactggattttggactttcatgagctgtacgctctaatcatcaaaatttaaaaaaaaaaacttttgaaatgttttactttacatgtagggaatctagaatatatgaaagtttcatttttaaaaataatttataataaaaaaaaatgaactttttgttgatattctaattatatgaccagcacctgtatgttaCATGTCCgctgttttgtgtttcttaTGCCTAGTCCACACGTATTTTCCTCCTccgtttaaaaaaataaataaataaaaaaaataattataattgtgTCCACACAAGcacggtttaaaaaaaaaatccgtccACATGAAAACGCAAAAACACGCTATGAAGCGCTGTCaaaagccatgttggccaatcagaagcatGGAAAAAGTTTATTAGGCCTACCGTTCCGGTAGGCAAACAACATTATCAttttattactactattatt contains:
- the LOC127517781 gene encoding odorant receptor 131-2-like, translated to MNISEFNKRQEFFEEAVFKNLTVVLFAVIINSINSLLLYTIFKNPVFTQEPRYILYMQLIINDIITLSICVILFVFTYLVPNLNVAICCIFILIASNVYKNTPLNLAGMAIERFVAICYPLHHARICTVQNTKILIGIIWLVGALPGIVDLFVVLALHPLSFFTTSRMCFQQNVFNFEYHIISHAVFNIGYMCSVWVLLFYTYFKVLFSAKAAASEPAQAQKARRTILLHGVQLLLCTLSLFTTVLDGALTALFPYYQSVIYFCTFILTSILPRLLSPLIYGMRDQKFKKYMKSSLMCGSEKRAVDPSD